One window of Nymphaea colorata isolate Beijing-Zhang1983 chromosome 1, ASM883128v2, whole genome shotgun sequence genomic DNA carries:
- the LOC116257457 gene encoding eukaryotic translation initiation factor 3 subunit E, whose translation MPNYDLTSRIALHLDRHLVFPLLEFLQERQLYADEEILKAKTDLLSKTNMVDYAIDIHRSLHHTETVPQDMLDRRAEVVSRLKSLEEAAAPLISFLQNASLVQDLRPDKQYNLQMLNDRYQIGPDQIEALYQYAKFQFECGNYSGAADFLYQYRALCTNSDRSLSALWGKLAAEILMQNWDVALEELNRLKEIIDSKSFSSPLIQLQNRTWLMHWSLFIFFNHENGRNGIIDLFFQDRYLNALQTNAHHLLRYVATAVIVNKRRRNMLKELIKVIQQEQYTYKDPVTEFLECLYINYDFEGAQQKLRECEDVILNDPFLGKQVQEGNFTTVPLRDEFLENARLFVFETYCRIHRCIDIGMLAEKLNMSYDEAERWIVNLVRNSKLDAKIDSMSGTVVMGTSYVNVYEQIIESTKQLSVRTYMLAKNVIESSPVGQAAAR comes from the exons ATGCCGAATTACGACCTGACGTCGCGGATCGCCCTGCACCTTGACCGGCATTTGGTCTTCCCGTTGCTGGAGTTCCTGCAGGAGAGGCAGCTATACGCGGACGAAGAGATACTCAAGGCGAAGACCGACCTCCTCAGCAAGACCAACATGGTCGACTACGCCATCGACATACACAGGAGCCTTCACCATACTGAGACAGTCCCTCAGG ATATGCTTGACAGGCGCGCTGAAGTTGTTTCCAGATTGAAGTCCCTGGAGGAAGCTGCTGCACCCCTTATATCATTTCTCCAGAATGCTTCCCTAGTTCAGGATCTCCGCCCTGATAAACAATACAATCTTCAAATGTTGAACGATCGCTATCAG ATTGGTCCAGACCAGATTGAAGCCTTATATCAGTATGCTAAGTTCCAATTTGAATGCGGAAACTACTCTGGTGCAGCAGACTTTTTATATCAGTACCGTGCCCTGTGCACGAATAGTGATAGAAGCTTGAGTGCATTATGGGGAAAACTTGCGGCAGAGATACTGATGCAAAACTGGGATGTAGCTCTTGAAGAGCTTAATCGGTTAAAGGAGATAATAGATTCCAAG AGCTTTTCATCTCCACTCATACAACTGCAAAACAGAACCTGGTTGATGCATTGGAgtctctttattttctttaaccACGAAAATGGCAGAAATGGCATCATTGATCTTTTCTTCCAAGATAG GTATCTTAACGCTCTTCAAACAAATGCACACCACCTTCTTCGCTATGTGGCTACAGCTGTTATTGTcaacaaaaggagaagaaatatgCTGAAGGAGTTGATCAAAGTCATCCAGCAAGAgcaatatacatataaagacCCCGTTACAGAGTTTCTGGAGTGTTTGTATATCAATTATGATTTTGAAGGTGCACAACAAAAGCTCCGAGAGTGTGAAGAT GTGATATTGAATGACCCATTTCTTGGCAAACAAGTTCAAGAGGGTAACTTTACCACGGTACCTTTGAGAGACGAATTTCTTGAGAATGCTCGACTCTTTGTATTTGAAACCTATTGTCGCATACATCGTTGTATTGATATTGG CATGCTTGCCGAAAAGTTGAATATGAGCTATGATGAAGCCGAGAGATGGATAGTAAATCTTGTTCGGAACTCCAAGCTTGATGCTAAGATTGATTCAATGTCGGGGACAGTCGTCATGGGGACCAGCTACGTCAATGT GTACGAGCAGATCATAGAAAGCACAAAACAGTTGTCTGTTCGCACATATATGCTGGCTAAGAATGTTATCGAATCGTCACCAGTCGGACAGGCTGCTGCTCGGTGA